One window from the genome of Tachypleus tridentatus isolate NWPU-2018 chromosome 11, ASM421037v1, whole genome shotgun sequence encodes:
- the LOC143232660 gene encoding uncharacterized protein LOC143232660 isoform X2 — translation MVGETEQSPTSPAFTDDVELNKINGMSRVFVHQLNMSSADILRRQREKEMVEQEMAQQKIAKHLQLRQKEEEKRRDMEMLRSYNPWNKPGAGAPMQNSKRTKVIEKQMISSDQSNDDILGNTLTGFGRPGAGAPHRTKSGRTKTQLFGDPDIRFQDAQHVRLSIENQLRYKNSEGDNVDNTKEKRIKQQTTINKQQMESEESKYEPWGKGCGNPERDEVGNIRRHKFLTSVQHGGLEHTSFSEDIGVALPLSNRGGNGAPQMTSSGNPKTRLRNTLDFSEFSGHFTGDNAASPIEEKEDYNPWGKPGAGAPLKDKRAVGMDFMGRSTSGNSKKRNQESKQNYLHDLLQETEEKKNREKMEKQLIDDGIGVVSWIQQKTVGRPRKDPVTGEMLNHSKGVSDVTATKLDIRRLKSNQSEEYHNYLTQQAESRRRQRQEQKEREICEQKQHVDTWNSFWGKGGSGAPLDPNIHHKPNFESLLNNSYPGKEYEFRTPWPATT, via the exons ACGACGTGGAACTAAACAAGATTAACGGGATGTCAAGAGTATTCGTGCATCAGCTGAATATGAG CTCGGCAGATATTCTTCGCCGCCAGAGAGAAAAAGAAATGGTCGAACAAGAAATGGCGCAACAGAAAATAGCTAAACACCTTCAACTTCGTCAGAAGGAAGAAGAAAAACGAAGG GACATGGAAATGTTGCGAAGTTATAACCCATGGAATAAACCTGGAGCTGGAGCACCAATG CAAAATTCAAAGAGAACGAAAGTCATAGAAAAGCAGATGATCAGTAGCGACCAGTCAAATGATGATATTTTAGGG AACACGTTAACTGGATTTGGTAGACCTGGAGCCGGTGCTCCTCATCGTACTAAATCTGGTCGTACAAAGACTCAGCTATTCGGAGATCCGGATATCAGGTTTCAAGATGCCCAACATGTTCGTCTAAGCATTGAAAATCAACTTCGATACAAAAATTCAGAAGGAGACAATGTTGATAACACAAAAG aaaaaagaataaaacaacaaacgacAATTAACAAGCAGCAAATGGAGTCAGAAGAATCG AAATACGAACCATGGGGTAAAGGCTGTGGAAATCCTGAGCGAGATGAAGTAGGAAACATCCGTAGACACAAGTTTTTAACATCCGTTCAACATGGTGGCCTTGAACATACAAGTTTTTCAGAAGATATA GGGGTAGCTTTGCCTCTGAGTAACCGTGGTGGTAATGGTGCACCTCAAATGACTTCAAGTGGTAATCCTAAAACTCGTCTGCGAAATACGTTAGATTTTTCAGAATTTTCCG GGCATTTTACTGGAGATAATGCAGCGTCACCTATCGAAGAAAAAGAAGACTACAATCCTTGGGGAAAACCGGGAGCTGGTGCTCCTTTGAAGGATAAGAGAGCAGTCGGAATGGATTTTATG GGAAGGTCGACGTCTGGAAATTCTAAAAAGAGGAACCAAGaatcaaaacaaaactatctTCATGATTTAC ttcaAGAAACAGAAGAGAAGAAGAACCGAGAAAAAATGGAAAAACAACTAATTGATGAT ggGATTGGAGTGGTGTCTTGGATTCAACAAAAGACCGTTGGTCGTCCTAGAAAAGACCCGGTAACTGGCGAGATGCTTAACCATTCCAAAGGTGTCTCTGACGTCACAGCTACA AAACTAGACATCAGACGACTTAAGTCTAATCAGAGTGAAGAGTACCATAATTACTTAACTCAACAGGCAGAATCTCGTCGACGTCAACGACAGGAACAAAAGGAACGAGAGATCTGTGAGCAAAAGCAG caTGTAGACACGTGGAATTCCTTCTGGGGTAAAGGTGGAAGTGGCGCTCCTCTTGACCCTAACATTCATCATAAACCTAACTTTGAGTCGTTATTAAACAATTCGTATCCTGGG